One part of the Mycolicibacterium aromaticivorans JS19b1 = JCM 16368 genome encodes these proteins:
- a CDS encoding serine hydrolase domain-containing protein, translating to MNLGDNRTSVVQAVDSGLLAGAVTLAWQQGKMLQVNEIGYRDVEAGLPMQRDTIFRVASMTKPVTVAAAMALVEEGKLTLTDPVTRWLPELADMQVLVDPAGPLDRTVPARRAITIDDLMTHRSGLAYVFSVGGPISRAYGRVSLRQDQDHWLAEISQLPLVHQPGERLTYSQATDVLGIAISRIEGKPLHTVLAERIFEPLGMSDTGFFISPDKRARAATMYRLDPESGLQHDAMGPIPVTEPRFCQGGAGLVTTVDDYLRFARMLLGGGDVDGVRVLSPESVESMRTDRLTAEQKQFPFLGLPFWVGRGFGLNLSVVTDPAKSGQLYGPGGLGTFSWPGAYGTWWQADPANDLILIYLIQNYPNMSAPAEAVAGNTSLAKLQSVQPKFVRRTYGALGL from the coding sequence GTGAACCTCGGGGACAACCGCACCTCGGTCGTGCAGGCAGTCGATTCCGGACTACTGGCCGGGGCCGTCACCCTGGCCTGGCAGCAGGGAAAGATGCTGCAGGTCAACGAGATCGGGTATCGCGACGTCGAAGCCGGTCTGCCGATGCAGCGCGACACGATCTTCCGGGTCGCCTCGATGACCAAGCCGGTGACGGTCGCGGCCGCGATGGCGCTCGTCGAAGAGGGCAAGCTCACACTGACCGATCCGGTCACCCGCTGGCTTCCGGAGCTGGCCGACATGCAGGTCCTGGTGGACCCGGCCGGCCCGCTGGACCGCACGGTGCCCGCGCGCCGGGCGATCACGATCGACGACCTGATGACCCACCGCAGCGGGCTGGCCTACGTGTTCTCGGTCGGGGGGCCGATCAGCCGCGCCTACGGCCGGGTGTCGCTGCGCCAGGACCAGGACCACTGGCTCGCCGAGATCTCCCAGCTGCCGCTGGTGCACCAGCCCGGGGAGCGGCTCACCTACAGCCAGGCCACCGACGTGCTCGGCATCGCGATCTCCCGCATCGAGGGCAAACCGCTGCACACTGTCCTCGCCGAGCGGATCTTCGAGCCCCTCGGCATGTCCGACACCGGCTTCTTCATCTCGCCAGACAAGCGCGCCCGCGCCGCCACGATGTATCGCCTCGACCCCGAATCCGGCCTGCAGCACGACGCCATGGGGCCCATCCCGGTGACCGAGCCGCGGTTCTGCCAGGGCGGGGCCGGTCTGGTCACCACCGTCGACGACTATCTGCGCTTCGCCCGGATGCTGCTGGGCGGCGGTGACGTCGACGGCGTGCGGGTCCTGTCGCCGGAGTCGGTGGAGTCAATGCGTACCGACCGGCTGACCGCGGAGCAGAAGCAGTTCCCGTTCCTGGGTCTTCCGTTCTGGGTGGGCCGCGGCTTCGGCCTGAACCTCTCGGTGGTAACGGATCCGGCGAAATCGGGGCAGTTGTACGGCCCCGGCGGGTTGGGCACCTTCAGCTGGCCCGGCGCATACGGAACCTGGTGGCAGGCCGACCCGGCCAACGACCTCATCCTGATCTACCTGATCCAGAACTATCCGAACATGAGCGCGCCGGCGGAGGCGGTGGCCGGCAACACCTCGCTGGCCAAGCTGCAGTCGGTGCAACCGAAGTTCGTCCGGCGCACCTACGGCGCGCTGGGTCTCTAG